A window of Rhododendron vialii isolate Sample 1 chromosome 13a, ASM3025357v1 contains these coding sequences:
- the LOC131315346 gene encoding mitochondrial dicarboxylate/tricarboxylate transporter DTC isoform X2 gives MGEEKPKFGGVWPTVKPFVNGGASGMLATCVIQPIDMIKVRIQLGQGSATEVTRNMLKNDGIGAFYKGLSAGLLRQATYTTARLGSFKILTNKAIEANDGKPLPLYQKALCGLTAGAIGASVGSPADLALIRMQADATLPAAQRRNYTNAFHALYRIVADEGVLSLWKGAGPTVVRAMALNMGMLASYDQSVEFCKDSLGFGETATVLDDMDIPQPNPKAGEVCWIVVVCRCRYISMELSSNSENNSFGRVVFVVAMRSSCP, from the exons ATGGGAGAGGAGAAGCCGAAATTCGGTGGTGTATGGCCCACAGTCAAACCGTTTGTCAATGGCGGAGCCTCTGGAATGCTCGCTACTTGTGTCATCCAACCCATCGATATGATTAAG GTGAGAATTCAGTTGGGCCAGGGTTCAGCAACAGAGGTGACAAGGAACATGTTGAAGAACGATGGTATTGGCGCCTTTTACAAG GGGCTCTCTGCTGGACTGCTTAGACAAGCTACATATACAACTGCCCGACTTGGATCTTTTAA GATTTTGACAAATAAGGCGATTGAGGCAAATGATGGAAAGCCCCTTCCTTTATATCAGAAGGCTTTGTGTGGGCTAACTGCTGGAGCAATTGGAGCATCTGTTGGTAGTCCAGCAGATTTAGCGCTCATTCGAATGCAGGCAGATGCTACCTTACCTGCTGCACAGAGGCGGAACTACACAAATGCATTCCATGCTCTCTATCGTATTGTGGCGGATGAAGGAGTTTTGTCACTATGGAAAGGTGCAGGCCCTACTGTTGTGAGGGCAATGGCACTGAATATGGGAATGCTTGCCTCTTATGACCAAAGTGTGGAGTTCTGCAAGGATTCTCTTGGTTTTGGTGAAACAGCTACAGTGTTGG ATGACATGGATATTCCTCAACCAAATCCAAAAGCTGGAGAAGTCTGTTGGATTGTAGTGGTGTGCAGATGCAGATATATCTCAATGGAGTTGAGCTCTAACAGTGAGAATAATTCTTTTGGTCGTGTTGTATTTGTGGTGGCTATGCGTAGTTCATGCCCTTGA
- the LOC131315346 gene encoding mitochondrial dicarboxylate/tricarboxylate transporter DTC isoform X1 — protein sequence MGEEKPKFGGVWPTVKPFVNGGASGMLATCVIQPIDMIKVRIQLGQGSATEVTRNMLKNDGIGAFYKGLSAGLLRQATYTTARLGSFKILTNKAIEANDGKPLPLYQKALCGLTAGAIGASVGSPADLALIRMQADATLPAAQRRNYTNAFHALYRIVADEGVLSLWKGAGPTVVRAMALNMGMLASYDQSVEFCKDSLGFGETATVLGASTVSGFFAAACSLPFDYVKTQIQKMQPDAEGKYPYSGSLDCAMKTLKSGGPLKFYTGFPVYCVRIAPHVMMTWIFLNQIQKLEKSVGL from the exons ATGGGAGAGGAGAAGCCGAAATTCGGTGGTGTATGGCCCACAGTCAAACCGTTTGTCAATGGCGGAGCCTCTGGAATGCTCGCTACTTGTGTCATCCAACCCATCGATATGATTAAG GTGAGAATTCAGTTGGGCCAGGGTTCAGCAACAGAGGTGACAAGGAACATGTTGAAGAACGATGGTATTGGCGCCTTTTACAAG GGGCTCTCTGCTGGACTGCTTAGACAAGCTACATATACAACTGCCCGACTTGGATCTTTTAA GATTTTGACAAATAAGGCGATTGAGGCAAATGATGGAAAGCCCCTTCCTTTATATCAGAAGGCTTTGTGTGGGCTAACTGCTGGAGCAATTGGAGCATCTGTTGGTAGTCCAGCAGATTTAGCGCTCATTCGAATGCAGGCAGATGCTACCTTACCTGCTGCACAGAGGCGGAACTACACAAATGCATTCCATGCTCTCTATCGTATTGTGGCGGATGAAGGAGTTTTGTCACTATGGAAAGGTGCAGGCCCTACTGTTGTGAGGGCAATGGCACTGAATATGGGAATGCTTGCCTCTTATGACCAAAGTGTGGAGTTCTGCAAGGATTCTCTTGGTTTTGGTGAAACAGCTACAGTGTTGG GGGCCAGTACGGTTTCAGGATTTTTTGCTGCAGCTTGCAGTTTACCATTTGATTATGTGAAAACCCAAATACAGAAGATGCAACCTGATGCTGAAGGGAAATACCCGTACAGTGGTTCTTTAGATTGTGCCATGAAAACCCTGAAATCTGGTGGACCCTTAAAATTCTATACCGGGTTTCCCGTATATTGTGTTAGGATTGCACCCCATGTcatg ATGACATGGATATTCCTCAACCAAATCCAAAAGCTGGAGAAGTCTGTTGGATTGTAG
- the LOC131315344 gene encoding mitochondrial dicarboxylate/tricarboxylate transporter DTC-like isoform X2, translated as MVMNKLSQLSGYSINEMENQEMMSVLVEEEKPMKPPSTTITSSSSPSSNSYAIWANLKPFAYGGAAGMLQYSLACFSHLLRLELLAMVNKSLPPSLAYYNAWLKLPGILLFRATYTSMQFGSFETFTRKVEAGNNRMPLTLYQEACCGLSSGAIAASIGVPWLLAHGRVRAGGNRISILQDLYRKCADEGALAPWKGGRHHANYTILINVGMLTPYNRCFNCFRESLGLSEDGSTVGAGLVSGFFASACSLPYMNVCSTMMSTKPDANGKSPYSSFLDCAIKSLKSRGPLAFFTGFSKHFLKTTSPILILWSCLEAVRKSK; from the exons ATGGTGATGAACAAACTCTCCCAACTATCAGGTTATTCCATCAACGAAATGGAAAATCAAGAGATGATGAGTGTATTAGTGGAAGAAGAGAAGCCTATGAAGCCTCCTAGTACTACtattacttcttcttcttctccttcttctaaCAGCTACGCCATTTGGGCAAATCTGAAGCCTTTCGCGTATGGAGGAGCCGCTGGAATGCTCCAATACTCGCTTGCTTGCTTTTCTCACTTGTTGCGCCTGGAACTTCTTGCCATGGTCAACAAATCTCTGCCTCCCTCTCTGGCCTATTACAATGCCTGGCTCAAG TTGCCGGGTATTCTTCTATTTCGTGCTACATATACAAGTATGCAATTCGGATCGTTTGA GACATTCACAAGAAAGGTAGAAGCTGGTAATAACAGAATGCCACTGACTCTGTATCAAGAAGCTTGCTGTGGGCTGAGCTCTGGAGCAATTGCAGCATCTATTGGTGTCCCATGGCTCTTGGCTCATGGCCGTGTAAGGGCTGGTGGGAATCGCATAAGCATTTTACAGGATCTGTATCGCAAATGTGCAGATGAAGGGGCTTTAGCGCCATGGAAAGGTGGACGGCACCACGCAAATTATACGATCTTAATAAACGTAGGCATGCTGACGCCATACAATCGATGTTTCAACTGTTTTCGGGAATCTCTTGGTTTAAGTGAAGATGGAAGCACAGTGG GGGCAGGTCTAGTTTCAGGATTTTTTGCTTCTGCCTGCAGTTTGCCATATATGAATGTTTGTTCGACCATGATGTCCACGAAGCCTGATGCCAATGGGAAGTCCCCATATTCTAGCTTTCTGGATTGTGCCATCAAAAGTTTGAAGTCAAGGGGTCCCCTTGCATTCTTCACTGGCTTTTCCAAGCATTTTCTCAAAACCACTTCTCCTATCCTG ATCCTTTGGAGTTGTTTAGAGGCAGTTCGCAAGAGCAAGTGA
- the LOC131315344 gene encoding mitochondrial dicarboxylate/tricarboxylate transporter DTC-like isoform X1 produces the protein MVMNKLSQLSGYSINEMENQEMMSVLVEEEKPMKPPSTTITSSSSPSSNSYAIWANLKPFAYGGAAGMLQYSLACFSHLLRLELLAMVNKSLPPSLAYYNAWLKQLPGILLFRATYTSMQFGSFETFTRKVEAGNNRMPLTLYQEACCGLSSGAIAASIGVPWLLAHGRVRAGGNRISILQDLYRKCADEGALAPWKGGRHHANYTILINVGMLTPYNRCFNCFRESLGLSEDGSTVGAGLVSGFFASACSLPYMNVCSTMMSTKPDANGKSPYSSFLDCAIKSLKSRGPLAFFTGFSKHFLKTTSPILILWSCLEAVRKSK, from the exons ATGGTGATGAACAAACTCTCCCAACTATCAGGTTATTCCATCAACGAAATGGAAAATCAAGAGATGATGAGTGTATTAGTGGAAGAAGAGAAGCCTATGAAGCCTCCTAGTACTACtattacttcttcttcttctccttcttctaaCAGCTACGCCATTTGGGCAAATCTGAAGCCTTTCGCGTATGGAGGAGCCGCTGGAATGCTCCAATACTCGCTTGCTTGCTTTTCTCACTTGTTGCGCCTGGAACTTCTTGCCATGGTCAACAAATCTCTGCCTCCCTCTCTGGCCTATTACAATGCCTGGCTCAAG CAGTTGCCGGGTATTCTTCTATTTCGTGCTACATATACAAGTATGCAATTCGGATCGTTTGA GACATTCACAAGAAAGGTAGAAGCTGGTAATAACAGAATGCCACTGACTCTGTATCAAGAAGCTTGCTGTGGGCTGAGCTCTGGAGCAATTGCAGCATCTATTGGTGTCCCATGGCTCTTGGCTCATGGCCGTGTAAGGGCTGGTGGGAATCGCATAAGCATTTTACAGGATCTGTATCGCAAATGTGCAGATGAAGGGGCTTTAGCGCCATGGAAAGGTGGACGGCACCACGCAAATTATACGATCTTAATAAACGTAGGCATGCTGACGCCATACAATCGATGTTTCAACTGTTTTCGGGAATCTCTTGGTTTAAGTGAAGATGGAAGCACAGTGG GGGCAGGTCTAGTTTCAGGATTTTTTGCTTCTGCCTGCAGTTTGCCATATATGAATGTTTGTTCGACCATGATGTCCACGAAGCCTGATGCCAATGGGAAGTCCCCATATTCTAGCTTTCTGGATTGTGCCATCAAAAGTTTGAAGTCAAGGGGTCCCCTTGCATTCTTCACTGGCTTTTCCAAGCATTTTCTCAAAACCACTTCTCCTATCCTG ATCCTTTGGAGTTGTTTAGAGGCAGTTCGCAAGAGCAAGTGA
- the LOC131315343 gene encoding mitochondrial dicarboxylate/tricarboxylate transporter DTC-like isoform X1, with the protein MVDSGYSDDDVVVIESRETLSVMGGGEKPKISSSSYSYNSIWTDVKPFVHGGLAGLLRKSLQACFVLPFLPVLYHSKDPKIAAQVKQHIPSKQAYNAIFKGVCNVLVHLCPFIQQRIPGVLLLEASYTSLQLGSFEILTRKVEAANNGMPPTLFQEACCGLTSGAIATYFCTPLYLAMSMKGHLYHTAAKEGVLALWKGVHPHANAIIAWNMGMLAPYNRCYNYFRESRGLSETRAIIGASAVSGFFAAACCFPIQYANAIVENMKPDGNGKSYSISLSFALKFLNSGGSMLFFTGLYKTVFQTTPRIMLLWYLFEKIRKHEESIGMSHCKKREIFTSEWK; encoded by the exons ATGGTGGACTCTGGTTATTCCGATGATGATGTAGTAGTAATAGAAAGTCGAGAAACGTTGAGTGTAATGGGGGGAGGAGAAAAGCCCAAAATTTCTTCTTCTAGCTATAGCTACAACAGCATTTGGACAGATGTGAAGCCTTTTGTGCATGGAGGACTCGCTGGACTCCTCAGAAAGTCTCTACAGGCATGCTTCGTTCTTCCCTTTTTGCCAGTTTTGTATCACTCCAAGGATCCCAAAATCGCCGCTCAAGTCAAGCAGCACATTCCTTCCAAACAGGCTTACAATGCCATTTTCAAG GGTGTGTGCAATGTTCTGGTCCACCTTTGTCCATTTATTCAGCAA CGGATACCGGGTGTCTTACTACTTGAAGCTTCATACACAAGTTTACAACTTGGATCTTTTGA AATTCTGACAAGAAAGGTAGAAGCTGCTAATAACGGAATGCCCCCGACTCTTTTTCAAGAAGCTTGTTGTGGGCTGACATCTGGAGCAATTGCAACTTATTTTTGTACTCCATTGTACTTGGCTATGAGTATGAAGGGTCATCTCTACCATACAGCTGCAAAGGAAGGGGTTTTAGCATTATGGAAAGGCGTGCACCCTCATGCAAATGCCATCATCGCTTGGAACATGGGCATGCTGGCACCATATAATCGATGTTACAACTATTTTAGGGAATCCAGGGGTTTAAGTGAAACAAGAGCCATCATCG GGGCCAGTGCTGTTTCAGGCTTCTTTGCTGCAGCCTGCTGTTTTCCAATTCAGTATGCTAACGCAATCGTGGAGAATATGAAGCCTGATGGCAATGGAAAGTCATATAGCATCTCTCTGAGTTTTGCACTCAAATTTTTGAACTCAGGAGGATCCATGTTATTCTTCACTGGTCTTTATAAGACTGTGTTCCAAACCACTCCTCGTATcatg CTTCTGtggtacttatttgagaaaattCGGAAGCACGAGGAATCTATTGGAATGTCTCACTGCAAGAAGAGGGAAATCTTCACTTCAGAATGGAAGTAG
- the LOC131315343 gene encoding mitochondrial dicarboxylate/tricarboxylate transporter DTC-like isoform X2: MVDSGYSDDDVVVIESRETLSVMGGGEKPKISSSSYSYNSIWTDVKPFVHGGLAGLLRKSLQACFVLPFLPVLYHSKDPKIAAQVKQHIPSKQAYNAIFKRIPGVLLLEASYTSLQLGSFEILTRKVEAANNGMPPTLFQEACCGLTSGAIATYFCTPLYLAMSMKGHLYHTAAKEGVLALWKGVHPHANAIIAWNMGMLAPYNRCYNYFRESRGLSETRAIIGASAVSGFFAAACCFPIQYANAIVENMKPDGNGKSYSISLSFALKFLNSGGSMLFFTGLYKTVFQTTPRIMLLWYLFEKIRKHEESIGMSHCKKREIFTSEWK; encoded by the exons ATGGTGGACTCTGGTTATTCCGATGATGATGTAGTAGTAATAGAAAGTCGAGAAACGTTGAGTGTAATGGGGGGAGGAGAAAAGCCCAAAATTTCTTCTTCTAGCTATAGCTACAACAGCATTTGGACAGATGTGAAGCCTTTTGTGCATGGAGGACTCGCTGGACTCCTCAGAAAGTCTCTACAGGCATGCTTCGTTCTTCCCTTTTTGCCAGTTTTGTATCACTCCAAGGATCCCAAAATCGCCGCTCAAGTCAAGCAGCACATTCCTTCCAAACAGGCTTACAATGCCATTTTCAAG CGGATACCGGGTGTCTTACTACTTGAAGCTTCATACACAAGTTTACAACTTGGATCTTTTGA AATTCTGACAAGAAAGGTAGAAGCTGCTAATAACGGAATGCCCCCGACTCTTTTTCAAGAAGCTTGTTGTGGGCTGACATCTGGAGCAATTGCAACTTATTTTTGTACTCCATTGTACTTGGCTATGAGTATGAAGGGTCATCTCTACCATACAGCTGCAAAGGAAGGGGTTTTAGCATTATGGAAAGGCGTGCACCCTCATGCAAATGCCATCATCGCTTGGAACATGGGCATGCTGGCACCATATAATCGATGTTACAACTATTTTAGGGAATCCAGGGGTTTAAGTGAAACAAGAGCCATCATCG GGGCCAGTGCTGTTTCAGGCTTCTTTGCTGCAGCCTGCTGTTTTCCAATTCAGTATGCTAACGCAATCGTGGAGAATATGAAGCCTGATGGCAATGGAAAGTCATATAGCATCTCTCTGAGTTTTGCACTCAAATTTTTGAACTCAGGAGGATCCATGTTATTCTTCACTGGTCTTTATAAGACTGTGTTCCAAACCACTCCTCGTATcatg CTTCTGtggtacttatttgagaaaattCGGAAGCACGAGGAATCTATTGGAATGTCTCACTGCAAGAAGAGGGAAATCTTCACTTCAGAATGGAAGTAG
- the LOC131315349 gene encoding uncharacterized protein LOC131315349: protein MRVAATKKLSRALHNYLAPSSSQSRSLTTSSSSSSSPTIARRTLTTPRQSQPLIQSLLASPWSATQLRGAKYRGSDVKPGNVIERKGKIYQVVKAQHTVQGRGGACIQVELRDVDSGNKVNERLRTDEAVEKVFVEEKPYVYLYTEDDFVVLTDPKTYDQLDVPKDLFGEAAVYLKDDMTVTVQLYDGKPMSASVPQRVTCEVVEAQVPMKGIAATPHYKKVLLDNGLSVQVPAHVLAGDQVVINTLDNSYITRV from the exons ATGCGAGTCGCGGCGACGAAAAAACTCTCCCGAGCTCTCCACAACTATCTCGCGCCTTCATCATCACAATCACGATCACtaactacttcttcttcttcttcttcttctccgacGATAGCTAGAAGAACCCTCACCACTCCTCGCCAATCGCAGCCGTTGATCCAATCCCTCCTCGCCTCTCCATGGTCCGCCACGCAGCTCCGCGGCGCCAAATACCGCGGCTCCGAT GTGAAACCGGGAAACGTCATTGAAAGAAAAG GCAAAATTTATCAG GTCGTAAAAGCACAGCATACAGTGCAAGGAAGAGGGGGTGCGTGCATACAG GTGGAGCTTCGTGATGTTGACAGTGGGAACAAAGTAAATGAAAGGCTTCGTACAGATGAGGCTGTTGAAA AAGTATTTGTTGAAGAAAAGCCCTATGTATACTTGTATACTGAGGACGACTTTGTAGTGCTAACAGA TCCAAAAACGTATGATCAATTGGATGTGCCCAAGGACTTGTTCGGTGAAGCTGCTGTTTATCTGAAAG ATGACATGACAGTTACGGTGCAGCTTTATGATGGGAAACCAATGTCTGCATCGGTCCCACAACGGGTGACATGCGAAGTTGTGGAAGCACAAGTTCCTATGAAGGGGATTGCAGCTACTCCTCA CTATAAAAAAGTTTTACTGGACAATGGGCTCTCTGTGCAG GTACCCGCACATGTCTTAGCTGGTGATCAGGTTGTGATCAATACTTTGGACAACTCTTACATTACCAG GGTCTAG